The Gymnogyps californianus isolate 813 chromosome Z, ASM1813914v2, whole genome shotgun sequence genome has a window encoding:
- the LOC127027350 gene encoding 40S ribosomal protein S23: protein MGKCRGLRTARKLRSHRRDQKWHDKQYKKAHLGTALKANPFGGASHAKGIVLEKVGVEAKQPNSAIRKCVRVQLIKNGKKITAFVPNDGCLNFIEENDEVLVAGFGRKGHAVGDIPGVRFKVVKVANVSLLALYKGKKERPRS, encoded by the exons ATGG GGAAGTGCCGAGGGCTCCGCACCGCCCGGAAACTCCGCAGCCACCGCCGCGACCAGAAGTGGCACGACAAGCAGTACAAGAAGGCCCACCTGGGCACGGCGCTGAAGGCCAACCCCTTCGGCGGCGCCTCGCACGCCAAGGGGATCGTCCTGGAGAAAGT TGGAGTAGAAGCTAAACAGCCCAACTCTGCCATCAGGAAATGTGTTAGAGTCCAGCTGATTAAGAACggcaaaaaaataacagcttttgttCCCAACGATGGTTGCCTGAACTTCATTGAG GAAAACGACGAAGTTCTGGTTGCTGGTTTTGGTCGGAAGGGTCACGCTGTTGGTGACATTCCTGGAGTTCGCTTCAAGGTTGTCAAAGTAGCCAATGTTTCTCTGTTGGCCTTGTACAAGGGCAAGAAGGAGAGACCAAGATCATAA